A window of the Bacillus sp. A301a_S52 genome harbors these coding sequences:
- a CDS encoding MarR family transcriptional regulator, with protein sequence MQEILREIGMIARALDSISNIEFKEYDLTRGQYLYLVRISENPGIIQEKLAEMIKVDRTTAARAIKKLEINGFVEKKEDKYNKKIKRLHPTEKGKTIYPFIKRENDHSNRVALAGFSEEEVESLFNLLQGVRRNIEKDWEFVKKGNKRNY encoded by the coding sequence ATTCAGGAAATACTTCGCGAAATTGGTATGATAGCAAGGGCATTAGATTCTATAAGCAATATAGAATTTAAAGAGTATGACCTTACAAGAGGGCAGTATTTATACCTTGTAAGAATAAGTGAGAATCCAGGAATCATTCAAGAGAAGTTAGCAGAAATGATTAAAGTAGATCGAACGACAGCAGCTCGTGCAATAAAAAAACTTGAAATAAATGGTTTTGTTGAAAAGAAGGAAGATAAATATAACAAGAAAATCAAAAGACTCCATCCAACAGAGAAAGGGAAAACTATTTATCCTTTTATTAAAAGAGAAAATGATCATTCTAATAGAGTCGCATTAGCGGGGTTTTCTGAAGAAGAAGTCGAGAGTCTTTTTAATCTTCTTCAAGGAGTAAGAAGAAATATAGAAAAAGACTGGGAATTCGTAAAAAAGGGTAACAAGAGAAAT
- a CDS encoding SCO family protein produces MKKHLLFGGLITVFLLISGCSFLYEDTSESSQSEAVIDVSTAEEAWEITDFVAVNQDGEDVTNKSLEGEWWLTKTIFTRCPTVCMVMTPNMAELQQTLEEEEINVRIVSFTVDPEFDTPERLKDYGEAYGANFETWDFLTGYTFEDISTLTLDSLKAQLQKLPEQNDIMHPVRFYLVNPEGQVVRMYSGESSFDLDVTVDDIKSVVN; encoded by the coding sequence ATGAAAAAACATTTACTTTTTGGAGGGCTTATCACGGTCTTCTTATTGATAAGCGGATGTAGTTTTTTATATGAAGATACGTCAGAGTCTTCACAAAGTGAGGCTGTTATAGATGTTAGCACAGCTGAAGAAGCCTGGGAAATCACAGATTTTGTGGCTGTTAACCAAGACGGTGAAGACGTAACGAATAAGTCATTAGAGGGAGAATGGTGGTTAACGAAAACTATTTTTACGCGCTGCCCCACTGTCTGTATGGTAATGACCCCCAATATGGCTGAACTGCAACAAACTCTTGAAGAAGAGGAGATTAATGTGAGGATTGTATCATTCACTGTTGACCCTGAATTTGATACACCTGAGCGCTTAAAAGATTACGGCGAGGCGTATGGGGCAAACTTTGAAACATGGGATTTTCTAACGGGATATACTTTTGAAGATATTAGTACGCTAACATTAGATTCTTTAAAAGCACAACTACAAAAGTTACCGGAGCAAAATGATATAATGCATCCTGTGAGGTTTTATCTCGTAAATCCTGAGGGACAAGTGGTGAGAATGTATAGTGGAGAAAGTAGTTTTGATCTTGACGTAACAGTAGATGATATAAAATCAGTCGTTAATTAA
- the ctaG gene encoding cytochrome c oxidase assembly factor CtaG has translation MEQFFSTFSARTIWTPELIVILLGVSLIYWLLITKFRDRFPHAKPVSSRRILYFHLGLLAIYLGFGGPLYVLGHIMLSMHMLSMAIVYLIAPPLLLLGIPSWFFRYFTRFNVVRGFFKVFGYPILGLILFNAVFSFYHMPFTFDFLMTNEGWHNVYQNGMLLTAILMWWHIIPRIETNYNLSELKRIGYMFASGVLFTPACALIIFSGTALYATYTDASAWAVAMSYCLPPGATIPFEVFSGEQSLTLLSPYHDQQFGGAMMKVIQELTYGVAIGSTFKTWMKRDREMTPKIEIKEYDMYQGQG, from the coding sequence ATGGAACAATTCTTTTCGACGTTCTCTGCACGGACTATATGGACACCAGAACTTATTGTCATTTTACTAGGCGTAAGTTTAATTTATTGGTTGCTTATCACTAAATTTAGAGACCGTTTTCCTCATGCTAAACCGGTGTCTTCACGGAGGATTTTATATTTTCATTTAGGATTATTAGCCATTTATTTAGGTTTCGGGGGCCCTTTATATGTGCTAGGTCATATCATGCTTAGTATGCATATGCTGTCCATGGCAATAGTCTATCTCATTGCCCCGCCGTTGTTATTGCTCGGTATTCCTTCATGGTTTTTTAGATATTTTACCCGTTTTAACGTGGTGCGTGGATTTTTTAAAGTTTTCGGTTATCCGATACTAGGTCTTATACTTTTCAATGCCGTCTTTTCATTCTACCATATGCCATTTACATTCGATTTTTTGATGACGAATGAAGGATGGCATAATGTGTATCAGAATGGTATGTTGCTAACAGCTATACTCATGTGGTGGCACATTATTCCACGAATTGAAACAAACTATAACTTATCGGAACTAAAGCGGATTGGTTATATGTTTGCAAGCGGGGTATTATTTACACCTGCATGTGCTTTAATTATTTTTTCAGGCACAGCGTTGTACGCGACGTATACAGATGCATCAGCTTGGGCAGTAGCTATGAGTTATTGTCTCCCTCCTGGAGCGACGATTCCATTCGAAGTTTTTTCAGGAGAACAATCATTAACATTATTAAGTCCTTATCACGATCAACAGTTTGGCGGAGCGATGATGAAAGTGATTCAGGAATTAACGTATGGTGTGGCGATTGGTTCTACGTTTAAAACATGGATGAAACGTGACCGTGAAATGACGCCGAAAATAGAGATAAAAGAATATGACATGTATCAAGGCCAAGGTTAA
- a CDS encoding HAD family phosphatase, which produces MDSHLIAVDLDGTLLTDNKTISSRNRAALFKAREAGHKVVIATGRPYRASKDYYQQLALDSPIVNFNGAFIHHPLAPETFHTIHTPLEKEVAKTIIETCETFRVKNIMVEVIDDYYLRYLNKGFADAFTLNQSPSDYGNLHRLLTKDPTSLLIHPEDHHHSELRDLLSNAHAEVIEQRSWGAPWNVIEIVKSGLNKAIGLQKIAEHYQIPQEHIIAFGDEDNDLEMLEYAGYGVAMDNAIDELKGVSNYQTDTNEKDGIAVFLEDLFNF; this is translated from the coding sequence ATGGATTCCCACTTAATCGCCGTTGATCTTGACGGCACTCTACTGACCGATAACAAAACAATATCATCGCGAAATCGGGCTGCACTTTTTAAAGCAAGAGAAGCTGGCCATAAAGTAGTCATTGCTACAGGTCGGCCTTACAGAGCAAGTAAAGATTATTATCAACAGCTGGCGTTAGACAGTCCTATCGTCAACTTCAACGGCGCCTTCATCCATCATCCTTTAGCTCCCGAGACATTTCATACCATTCATACACCTCTTGAAAAAGAAGTTGCTAAAACAATTATAGAAACATGTGAAACTTTTCGTGTAAAAAATATTATGGTAGAAGTGATAGATGATTACTACCTAAGATACTTAAATAAGGGTTTTGCTGATGCTTTCACATTAAATCAGTCGCCTTCAGATTATGGAAACCTTCATCGATTATTAACTAAAGATCCTACTTCTTTATTAATTCATCCTGAGGATCACCACCACAGTGAGTTAAGAGATTTATTATCTAATGCCCATGCTGAAGTCATTGAACAACGTTCATGGGGTGCTCCTTGGAACGTTATAGAAATTGTAAAGTCAGGATTAAATAAAGCTATTGGACTCCAAAAAATTGCTGAACATTACCAAATCCCCCAAGAGCACATCATTGCATTTGGGGATGAAGATAATGACTTAGAAATGCTTGAATATGCTGGATACGGGGTAGCAATGGACAATGCAATTGATGAATTGAAAGGGGTATCTAACTATCAGACAGACACGAATGAGAAGGATGGAATAGCTGTTTTTCTTGAAGATCTTTTTAACTTTTAA
- a CDS encoding GNAT family N-acetyltransferase, which yields MRVYKVDKPADKIIINGLTTLMSEQMESLSVNVERNALANTISTALNTDSGAEFFVAERDHLFVAAAFLNSGIGLDKGGTYIWLNDLYVKKAYRRQGIARKLLLHVLYWAEQKEFNGIELETGVNNVATKKLYNSLGFYDIVSKRYGRTLTRPE from the coding sequence ATGAGAGTTTATAAAGTGGACAAACCCGCTGATAAAATAATCATTAATGGCCTCACAACGTTGATGAGTGAGCAGATGGAAAGCCTCAGTGTTAACGTCGAAAGAAATGCTTTAGCCAACACTATCTCCACCGCTTTAAATACAGATTCAGGTGCAGAGTTTTTTGTTGCTGAACGTGATCATCTCTTTGTAGCCGCTGCTTTTTTAAACAGCGGTATCGGGTTAGATAAAGGCGGTACTTATATTTGGCTAAATGACCTGTATGTTAAGAAAGCATACAGACGACAAGGCATTGCTAGAAAATTATTATTACACGTGCTTTATTGGGCAGAACAGAAAGAATTTAATGGGATTGAGCTAGAGACAGGTGTTAATAATGTTGCTACTAAAAAATTGTACAACTCTTTAGGCTTCTATGATATCGTTTCAAAAAGATACGGTCGCACACTGACACGGCCCGAATAA
- a CDS encoding NifU N-terminal domain-containing protein, with protein sequence MAIEVRGEPTPNPNAMKFTANQVLFEGSGSASFKKGDEPDHALAKELLVLEGVDNIFGFQDFVTVNKEVDADWDSLLPKIEAVFTSVYE encoded by the coding sequence ATGGCCATAGAAGTTAGAGGTGAACCGACACCTAATCCAAATGCAATGAAGTTTACAGCAAACCAAGTGCTTTTTGAAGGTTCTGGCAGTGCTTCATTTAAAAAAGGTGACGAGCCAGACCACGCGTTAGCAAAAGAGCTACTAGTGCTAGAAGGAGTAGATAATATCTTTGGTTTTCAGGACTTTGTGACAGTTAACAAAGAGGTAGATGCAGATTGGGATTCCTTGCTACCTAAAATTGAAGCTGTTTTTACAAGCGTTTATGAGTGA
- a CDS encoding DEAD/DEAH box helicase encodes MIRIKQQLFFPHPATFYGVSFDLVPVPSSYSTESVLNDAIWIRTDSLHHIAEIEGTELPFQLDEVFSHFILLMKDIVNTISPLSVYPTKEGMWWFTDELDAKVCTFLWHHAKSETMSTDFKSILHDWLQVYVSHSNHFKEELALYRKTLTMHLSNESNVQSWLNALGNSTVVASIAEPIYPMCMSYWNGTTPEPFQLQLALETPPFPKGDWKLIWYIKEWNSGLHSTLTDIAEGTHPLRQNPVPWLKEEIKRIAPHIIYPLSISDTRTHSFNISHEKVSLFLLHDIKKLEKNGISVLIPDKLIKRVTPQATAFVSTSINDTEQERYTPWIKSHVSWELTLGDISLDEATFRRLVAEQRQLLYINHQWVLWNADMANHLLNYIDLTNANTDFSFTDAIRHVFNAPLSEKDAEQANSFVTWELTEKTKKTMAKQKESLHHLISKKWLTFLKPYQQIGVDWLLNMRELQLGCCLADDMGLGKTIQVISYLDTIVSQSPDTRVTSPFLILCPSSLIHHWEKELKTFASHLNVYVHSGPPMKREDTFTKIIASSHVVICSYAVAVRDRTLMIEHSWGACIYDEAQMLKNSRTKQRHTVKSLHAQHVIALTGTPVENHPSDIWSLMDILVPGLLKDEATFYKQFIYPAHNHEKEDRLEKLRMLTRPFILRRTKEQFSSTWQLPEKVAQTYSVQLTSEQITLYKAVLDDWKDNSLNIPDNAQHAMIFKTMTKLKQICNHPGQLVKDRFQNMYEKERSFKWDKAVDLLVQWMSANKRGLIFTQYRFIGELFQAYAKSMWQLNIPFFHGGLSSENRRRMIETFQTSESVPFMVISLRAGGFGLNLTQATEVLHYDRWWNPAVEAQATDRVHRIGQQHPVTIHTIITKGTIEERIEALINEKRKLQQAVLDGRPLPIWQLTNEELTELFSLT; translated from the coding sequence ATGATTCGTATAAAACAGCAGCTATTTTTTCCTCATCCAGCAACTTTTTATGGGGTCTCATTCGATCTTGTTCCTGTGCCTTCATCTTACTCAACTGAATCAGTCTTGAATGACGCCATTTGGATACGCACAGACTCTTTGCATCACATAGCAGAGATTGAAGGAACTGAGCTCCCCTTTCAATTAGATGAAGTATTTTCGCACTTCATTTTATTAATGAAGGATATTGTCAACACTATCTCACCTTTATCCGTTTACCCAACTAAGGAAGGGATGTGGTGGTTTACTGACGAACTAGATGCGAAAGTTTGCACGTTTTTATGGCACCATGCTAAAAGTGAGACTATGAGCACGGACTTTAAATCAATTCTACATGATTGGCTACAAGTATATGTGTCTCATTCGAATCATTTTAAGGAGGAATTAGCACTCTATCGTAAAACATTAACTATGCACCTTTCTAACGAGAGCAATGTTCAAAGTTGGTTGAACGCTCTTGGAAATTCAACGGTAGTAGCATCTATAGCGGAGCCAATATATCCTATGTGCATGAGCTATTGGAACGGTACAACGCCAGAACCCTTTCAATTACAACTTGCTTTAGAAACTCCTCCTTTCCCTAAAGGAGATTGGAAACTCATTTGGTACATTAAGGAGTGGAACTCAGGACTCCACAGTACGCTAACAGATATTGCAGAGGGCACCCATCCTTTACGTCAAAACCCTGTTCCTTGGCTGAAGGAAGAGATAAAGAGAATAGCTCCACATATTATCTACCCCCTTTCAATTAGCGATACTAGGACTCATTCTTTTAATATCTCACATGAAAAAGTCAGTTTATTTTTATTACATGATATTAAAAAGTTAGAGAAAAATGGTATTTCTGTTTTGATACCTGACAAATTGATAAAACGAGTAACACCACAAGCTACGGCATTCGTGTCCACTTCCATAAATGATACTGAACAAGAACGATATACTCCTTGGATAAAGAGTCATGTCTCATGGGAATTAACGCTTGGGGATATCTCGTTAGACGAGGCTACCTTTAGACGACTTGTTGCCGAACAGCGACAGCTTCTATATATCAATCATCAATGGGTATTATGGAATGCAGACATGGCAAATCATTTGCTCAATTATATTGATCTCACAAATGCGAATACCGATTTTTCATTTACCGATGCTATAAGGCATGTTTTTAATGCCCCTTTATCTGAAAAAGATGCCGAACAAGCTAATTCATTTGTTACTTGGGAGCTGACCGAAAAGACAAAGAAAACAATGGCTAAACAAAAAGAGAGCCTTCATCATCTTATCTCAAAAAAATGGTTAACATTTCTAAAGCCATACCAGCAAATAGGGGTTGATTGGCTGCTGAATATGAGAGAGCTTCAGTTGGGGTGCTGCCTTGCGGATGACATGGGCTTAGGAAAAACAATTCAAGTTATCTCATACTTAGACACGATAGTCTCACAGTCACCTGATACGAGAGTGACCTCTCCGTTTTTGATTTTGTGTCCATCTAGTTTAATTCATCATTGGGAAAAAGAACTGAAGACGTTCGCAAGCCATTTAAATGTTTATGTCCATAGTGGTCCCCCAATGAAAAGAGAAGACACATTCACCAAAATTATTGCTTCTTCACATGTTGTCATTTGTTCCTACGCTGTGGCAGTAAGAGATAGAACGTTAATGATAGAGCATTCTTGGGGAGCTTGTATTTATGATGAGGCACAAATGCTAAAAAATAGTCGTACAAAGCAGAGACATACTGTTAAATCACTTCACGCACAACATGTCATTGCCTTAACAGGTACGCCTGTTGAAAATCATCCTAGTGACATATGGAGTTTAATGGATATATTAGTTCCTGGCTTGCTTAAAGATGAGGCGACATTTTATAAACAATTTATATACCCAGCCCATAACCATGAAAAAGAAGATCGTTTAGAGAAGCTTCGCATGCTTACTCGCCCTTTCATTTTAAGACGGACAAAGGAGCAATTCTCGTCCACATGGCAACTTCCTGAAAAAGTCGCACAAACTTATTCTGTTCAACTTACATCGGAGCAAATAACCCTTTACAAAGCTGTACTGGATGATTGGAAAGATAACTCGCTAAATATACCAGACAACGCTCAGCATGCGATGATTTTCAAAACGATGACTAAGTTAAAACAAATTTGTAATCATCCTGGTCAACTTGTAAAGGACCGTTTTCAAAATATGTACGAAAAGGAGCGCTCTTTTAAATGGGATAAAGCTGTTGACTTGTTAGTACAGTGGATGAGTGCTAACAAACGAGGTCTTATATTTACACAATACCGTTTTATAGGAGAGCTTTTCCAAGCATATGCTAAATCAATGTGGCAATTGAATATCCCTTTCTTCCACGGCGGACTTTCTTCTGAAAACAGACGTCGTATGATTGAAACATTTCAAACGAGTGAATCAGTTCCTTTCATGGTTATTTCACTAAGAGCAGGGGGATTTGGTTTAAATTTAACTCAAGCAACAGAAGTTTTGCATTATGATCGCTGGTGGAATCCAGCTGTTGAAGCACAAGCGACTGATAGAGTTCATAGAATTGGCCAGCAACATCCCGTGACTATTCATACAATCATAACTAAAGGAACAATTGAAGAACGAATTGAAGCACTCATTAATGAGAAAAGAAAGCTCCAACAAGCAGTGTTGGATGGGAGACCGTTGCCAATATGGCAACTGACTAATGAAGAGTTAACTGAGTTATTTTCTTTAACATAA
- a CDS encoding YitT family protein, producing the protein MANGGHNKGIKSVKQIKKEALLVPQRINIIEESKILLIAATGGLILAMGLNLFLIPANVFASGFTGLSQIIAELIPLSPGLVLFILNIPVAVIGWYKVGKKFTLYSFVNVAFTTLFLELIPEYGFSTDIILNSVFGGVFTGIGAGIVLKWGASTGGVDILALLASKKSDRPLGVYFFLMNALIVMASGLLFGMEKAMYTLLTLYVTSRIIDTIHTRHVKLTAMIVTSQPDALQEAFYRKVTRGVTRVPAKGGYSKQEKEMLMIVITRYELYLLRQVIEQTDPQAFTNIVQTTGVFGMFRKEDD; encoded by the coding sequence ATGGCTAATGGTGGTCATAATAAAGGAATAAAATCTGTAAAGCAGATAAAAAAGGAGGCATTACTAGTGCCCCAGCGAATAAACATAATAGAAGAATCAAAAATTCTCTTGATTGCAGCCACCGGGGGCTTAATTTTAGCCATGGGCCTTAATCTTTTCTTAATTCCTGCTAACGTTTTTGCTAGTGGGTTTACAGGCCTTTCTCAAATTATAGCTGAATTAATTCCTCTCTCTCCTGGGTTGGTACTATTTATTTTAAATATTCCAGTTGCCGTAATAGGCTGGTATAAAGTTGGGAAAAAATTTACTTTATACAGTTTTGTGAATGTCGCATTTACAACGCTATTCCTTGAGTTAATTCCTGAATATGGATTTTCGACCGATATCATTTTAAACTCTGTTTTCGGTGGAGTATTTACAGGAATAGGAGCAGGTATTGTGTTGAAATGGGGAGCTTCTACTGGAGGGGTCGATATATTGGCACTTCTGGCATCGAAGAAAAGTGATCGTCCACTAGGTGTTTACTTTTTCCTTATGAATGCTCTTATTGTTATGGCTTCTGGTTTATTATTTGGTATGGAGAAAGCGATGTATACCCTACTCACACTGTATGTCACTTCGAGGATTATTGATACAATTCACACGAGACATGTTAAATTGACTGCGATGATAGTAACGAGTCAACCAGATGCTTTACAAGAAGCATTTTATAGAAAGGTTACGCGTGGTGTTACTAGAGTTCCAGCTAAAGGTGGTTATTCTAAACAAGAAAAAGAGATGTTGATGATCGTCATAACGAGATATGAGCTGTATTTACTTAGACAGGTTATTGAACAAACAGATCCTCAAGCTTTTACGAATATTGTTCAAACAACAGGTGTATTTGGTATGTTCCGTAAAGAGGACGATTAA
- a CDS encoding lmo0937 family membrane protein encodes MIWTIIGIIIIMWLLGFSFEIGGGLIHLLLVIALVVAIINLITGRRA; translated from the coding sequence ATGATTTGGACAATTATTGGAATAATTATTATAATGTGGCTGTTAGGATTCAGCTTTGAAATCGGCGGAGGGCTCATCCATCTATTGCTTGTTATTGCCTTAGTCGTAGCTATTATTAACTTAATTACAGGCAGACGTGCTTAA
- a CDS encoding rhodanese-like domain-containing protein, which yields MSTYEKDGIKQIDTESLKALLSERDTKQVVLDVREPEEYISGHIPGVPLVPMHTIPNLLDGFNKNKEYVFVCRSGNRSQNVSLFMKEQGFNNVLNYDGGMLAWDGDTNDGEESHIKAPEDLKKF from the coding sequence ATGAGTACGTATGAAAAAGATGGTATCAAACAAATTGATACAGAATCACTTAAAGCTCTTTTATCAGAGAGAGATACTAAGCAAGTAGTGTTAGATGTAAGAGAACCTGAAGAATACATTTCTGGTCACATACCTGGCGTGCCTCTTGTGCCAATGCACACTATTCCTAACTTGCTTGATGGTTTTAATAAAAATAAAGAATATGTATTCGTTTGTAGAAGTGGGAACCGTTCGCAAAACGTCTCCCTATTTATGAAAGAACAAGGGTTTAATAATGTATTGAATTACGATGGTGGCATGCTAGCTTGGGATGGCGATACGAATGATGGGGAAGAAAGTCATATTAAAGCACCTGAAGATTTGAAAAAATTTTAA
- a CDS encoding AI-2E family transporter — protein MLQSRLFKFLAATLLIFLIILVGSQITFIFRPLVVFFQTLFIPFLIAGVLFYLLRPIVNLLHSYKVPRTVAILLIYIILIAIITLLVFIVGPVLQRQVMNLVNNAPMLFDELRRLFIQIEDNDWLARFQETENFSLEEVVTNFTNYMYEAFDFIATNVAGFIGLVTNVILVLIIIPFVLFYLLKDGNKGPKQMLRLLPEKQQEEGLKVLRDMDDKLASYIQGQVIVSVCVGVLMYIAFLIIGIDYSLILALVAMFTNIVPFIGPWIGTIPAVIVALIDSPIMVLWVVLAIVIVQQIESNLISPQVMGRKLAVHPLTIIILILVGGRFAGFFGLILAVPLYAITKVVISHFYRLIQLRKRNDNGLNS, from the coding sequence GTGTTACAGTCTCGCTTGTTCAAATTTTTAGCAGCTACCTTGTTAATTTTTTTAATTATTCTCGTAGGTAGCCAGATTACGTTTATCTTTAGACCGTTAGTTGTGTTTTTTCAAACACTTTTTATCCCATTTTTAATAGCAGGTGTGTTATTTTATTTGCTAAGGCCAATTGTAAATCTGTTACATAGTTATAAGGTACCGCGTACTGTTGCTATCTTATTAATTTATATCATATTGATAGCGATTATTACATTATTGGTCTTTATAGTTGGGCCTGTTCTGCAACGTCAAGTGATGAACCTTGTGAACAATGCACCAATGCTGTTTGATGAATTACGGCGGCTATTCATACAAATTGAAGACAATGATTGGCTGGCACGCTTTCAGGAAACTGAAAATTTCTCGTTGGAAGAAGTAGTAACAAATTTCACAAATTACATGTACGAAGCTTTTGATTTTATTGCAACGAATGTAGCTGGTTTTATTGGGTTAGTGACAAATGTTATACTTGTGTTGATTATCATTCCGTTTGTATTGTTCTATTTATTGAAAGATGGAAATAAGGGGCCTAAGCAAATGCTTCGCCTTTTACCTGAGAAACAGCAGGAAGAAGGGCTTAAAGTATTAAGAGACATGGACGATAAATTAGCCTCGTACATTCAGGGACAAGTTATTGTAAGTGTTTGTGTTGGGGTACTTATGTATATTGCGTTTCTTATTATCGGAATTGACTACTCATTAATTCTTGCACTTGTCGCTATGTTTACAAACATCGTTCCTTTTATTGGGCCTTGGATTGGGACGATTCCTGCGGTTATAGTAGCATTGATTGACTCACCAATTATGGTTTTATGGGTAGTACTTGCAATCGTCATTGTGCAGCAAATTGAGAGTAATTTAATCTCTCCTCAGGTGATGGGAAGGAAGCTAGCTGTGCACCCACTAACGATTATTATTTTAATTCTTGTAGGTGGCAGGTTTGCAGGTTTTTTTGGATTAATACTTGCAGTGCCTTTGTATGCCATTACGAAAGTGGTTATTTCCCACTTCTATCGACTTATCCAATTAAGAAAAAGAAATGATAATGGTTTAAATAGTTAA
- a CDS encoding LacI family DNA-binding transcriptional regulator — MSVTIKDVAKVANVAPSTVSRVIANSPRISERTKEKVRQAMKDLDYHPNYNARNLANKSTKTIGLIMPNSVNKTFQNPFFPEVIRGISTKAHQLDYGLYLSTGQSDEEIFEEVQDMVQGRRVDGIILLYSKVNDKLMSYLYHEKFPFTVIGRPYDQEKLNVTYVNNDNFKAAKTVTEYLLLLGHERIAFIGGNLETVVTLDHMEGYKKALMNAGIGVKDDYVVFHEELQEGGQEAVIDLMSLSDRPSALIVADDIMTFGVMRMLSEMDVKVPEDISIISFNNVMISELSSPPMTTVDINIYSLGFEAANCLIDQINHPDIKAKQVIIPHKLIKRQTCQKISDRSFN, encoded by the coding sequence GTGTCTGTAACAATTAAAGATGTGGCGAAAGTTGCAAATGTTGCACCTTCCACAGTTTCAAGAGTCATAGCGAATAGTCCTCGAATCAGTGAACGGACAAAAGAAAAAGTCCGGCAGGCAATGAAGGATCTAGATTATCATCCTAATTATAATGCTCGAAATCTAGCGAATAAGAGTACGAAGACAATTGGCCTTATTATGCCGAATTCCGTAAATAAAACTTTTCAGAATCCATTTTTCCCAGAGGTTATTCGTGGAATTAGTACGAAAGCCCATCAGTTGGATTATGGACTGTATTTGTCTACAGGTCAATCTGATGAAGAGATTTTTGAAGAGGTTCAAGACATGGTGCAAGGTAGACGAGTGGATGGTATTATTTTACTGTACTCGAAAGTAAATGATAAATTAATGAGTTATTTATATCATGAGAAATTTCCATTCACTGTAATTGGTCGGCCATATGATCAAGAGAAACTTAATGTAACGTATGTTAATAATGATAATTTTAAAGCCGCTAAAACAGTTACAGAATATTTGTTGCTTCTTGGACATGAACGTATTGCGTTTATTGGAGGAAATCTGGAAACAGTTGTTACTTTAGATCATATGGAAGGCTATAAAAAAGCATTAATGAATGCCGGTATAGGTGTTAAAGACGATTATGTTGTATTTCACGAGGAACTCCAAGAAGGGGGACAGGAAGCAGTCATTGATTTAATGAGTTTGTCTGATCGACCGTCAGCTTTAATTGTGGCAGATGACATTATGACGTTTGGAGTTATGAGAATGTTGAGTGAAATGGATGTTAAAGTTCCTGAGGACATCTCTATTATTAGCTTTAACAATGTGATGATATCAGAGCTATCTTCACCACCAATGACGACGGTCGATATTAATATTTATAGTCTCGGTTTTGAGGCTGCTAATTGTTTAATCGATCAAATTAATCATCCTGATATTAAAGCAAAACAGGTAATTATTCCTCATAAACTGATTAAAAGACAAACGTGCCAAAAAATAAGTGATAGGTCTTTTAATTAG